The following coding sequences lie in one Gadus morhua chromosome 20, gadMor3.0, whole genome shotgun sequence genomic window:
- the alkbh6 gene encoding putative RNA/DNA demethylase ALKBH6, protein MEHQDNISEKFKTFVVQDAPPTVYYIPDFISEDEEAYLLEQVYKSPKPKWTQLSGRRLQNWGGLPRPKGMLAEKMPDWLQKYCDQISSLKAFSGKAANHVLVNEYKPGEGIMPHVDGPMYHPTVTTISLGSHTLLDFYKPLSSTQESGEPQTEESRYQFSLLVRPRSLLVLQDHMYQSLLHGIQPRFQDTLTDAVRNLPSAAEAGGAVAGDNLPRGTRVSLTIRHVPKVIKTTFLLGKK, encoded by the coding sequence ATGGAGCATCAAGATAATATCTCGGAGAAGTTTAAAACATTTGTTGTACAAGATGCGCCACCAACGGTGTACTACATCCCCGACTTCATATCAGAGGATGAGGAAGCCTATCTCCTGGAACAGGTCTACAAATCCCCAAAACCAAAGTGGACTCAGCTGTCTGGCAGACGGCTTCAGAACTGGGGTGGACTGCCCCGCCCCAAAGGAATGCTTGCAGAGAAGATGCCCGACTGGCTTCAAAAGTACTGCGATCAGATTTCCTCTCTCAAAGCTTTCTCGGGGAAAGCGGCCAACCACGTACTGGTGAACGAGTACAAGCCTGGAGAGGGGATTATGCCCCACGTGGACGGCCCCATGTACCaccccaccgtcaccaccatcaGCCTGGGCTCACACACCCTTCTGGACTTCTACAAGCCCCTGAGCAGCACCCAGGAGTCTGGGGAACCTCAGACAGAGGAGAGCCGCTACCAGTTCTCCCTGCTGGTTCGCCCCCGGAGCCTTCTGGTCCTGCAGGACCACATGTACCAGAGCCTCCTGCACGGCATCCAGCCTCGCTTCCAGGACACCCTGACAGACGCGGTGCGCAACCTGCCCTCTGCTGCTGAGGCTGGGGGAGCTGTGGCGGGCGACAACCTGCCAAGGGGAACCAGGGTGTCCCTCACCATCCGACATGTGCCCAAAGTCATAAAGACTACGTTTCTCTTGGGGAAGAAGTGA
- the adat3 gene encoding putative inactive tRNA-specific adenosine deaminase-like protein 3 — MEPQSKRRKEAESDNADFWVALPVLSDQQSQDTELIPAFAAPITDKKETSRLIKELRSLYPLTGLTHIKRVRSHKSADGLYSPQVLLCLVSDAPDVDLHSESLAIESLLPPDIVRVEGLGLPFLVKIPAFPPLTRPQFQLASKHWPTTFHEDKQVTVALRGELFGGPQKARMQGYMEAALAAARAAAGLGSGQEPVGAAMVDPKEERILAVGHDCRGGNPLHHAVMVCIDLVARGQGGGAYSFEKYPACTAAMSPTSSHSKPAAESSKTIARVVEEGQPYICTGYDLYVTREPCVMCAMALVHSRIGRVFYGTASADGALGTKYKIHTQKDLNHRFDVFKGVLSQQCKDLYGLKDPIKH; from the coding sequence ATGGAGCCACAGTCAAAGCGCAGGAAGGAGGCGGAAAGCGACAACGCAGACTTTTGGGTGGCACTTCCTGTTCTGTCGGACCAGCAGTCACAAGACACCGAGCTAATCCCGGCGTTCGCCGCACCCATCACCGACAAGAAGGAGACGTCCCGGCTGATCAAGGAGCTCCGCTCTCTCTACCCTCTGACCGGCCTCACTCACATCAAGAGGGTGCGGTCACACAAGTCGGCCGACGGCCTTTACTCTCCTCAGGTGCTACTGTGTCTTGTCAGCGACGCCCCGGACGTTGACCTTCACAGCGAGTCCCTTGCCATCGAATCCTTGCTGCCCCCCGATATTGTCAGGGTGGAAGGACTGGGCCTCCCTTTCCTGGTGAAGATCCCCGCCTTTCCTCCCCTGACCAGGCCCCAGTTCCAGCTGGCGAGTAAGCACTGGCCTACCACCTTCCACGAGGACAAGCAGGTCACCGTTGCCCTGCGAGGAGAGCTCTTCGGCGGGCCCCAGAAGGCCCGCATGCAGGGGTACATGGAGGCCGCCCTGGCTGCTGCCAGAGCGGCCGCCGGTTTGGGGTCGGGGCAGGAGCCAGTGGGGGCTGCAATGGTCGACCCCAAAGAGGAGAGGATCCTAGCGGTGGGACACGACTGCCGTGGCGGGAATCCACTCCATCACGCAGTCATGGTGTGCATTGACCTTGTTGCTCGCGGGCAGGGCGGTGGAGCGTACAGTTTTGAGAAATACCCCGCTTGTACTGCCGCAATGTCCCCCACAAGCAGCCACTCTAAACCAGCTGCAGAGAGCTCGAAAACGATCGCCCGGGTTGTGGAAGAGGGGCAGCCATACATATGCACTGGGTACGACCTCTATGTGACCAGGGAGCCTTGTGTGATGTGTGCGATGGCCCTGGTACACTCCAGGATAGGAAGGGTCTTCTATGGCACGGCCTCTGCCGATGGAGCTCTAGGGACCAAGTACAAGATCCACACTCAGAAAGATCTGAACCATCGCTTCGATGTGTTTAAAGGGGTCCTGAGCCAGCAATGCAAGGACCTTTATGGGTTAAAAGACCCCATCAAACACTGA